The proteins below are encoded in one region of Cololabis saira isolate AMF1-May2022 chromosome 11, fColSai1.1, whole genome shotgun sequence:
- the sbno1 gene encoding protein strawberry notch homolog 1 isoform X2, producing the protein MRRSGLINKDGVSAERPRGQHTHSDPQLRRPSGGQMDPGQDLLLAALSESGICPNDIGLLDIDCQDAAQTPTTQQSISISALDVGVGAESVDVVRPEAPPTAVPIVTIRHKPQPSTTTFVLNQLNQLPSLGTTVTKQSVTNPVKHTITVTKVVHVANSALRGSSNPSLTNVPPSVSTVVPSNKDQIQLKDLLRTGNVRTVGLKGNSLMELMKLKPPPDIAPPVATATATGPGEINNGIKKDALGKDVSRIWIKDDLKIQNFSHSMKLPGMKEEEEPEEEEEDELGHAETYAEYMPMKLKIGLRHPDPVVETSSLSSVNPPDVWYRLSIQEEVIDSGWLSALQLEAITYAAQQHETFLPSGDRAAYLIGDGAGVGKGRTIAGIIYENYLLGRKRSLWFSVSNDLKYDAERDLRDIGAKNIQVHSLNKFKYGKISSKHNGSVKKGVIFATYSSLIGESQSGGKYKTRFQQLLHWCGEDFDGVIVYDECHKAKNVCPIGSSKPTKTGLAVLELQNKLPKARVVYASATGASEPRNMAYMNRLGIWGHKTPFREFGNFIQAVERRGVGAMEIVAMDMKLRGMYIARQLSFTGVTFKIDEVSLTQQYINMYNKSVRLWVRAREKFQQAANLMDAEQRMKKSMWGQFWSAHQRFFKYLCIASKVRRVVQLAREEVQNGKCVVIGLQSTGEARTLEALEEGGGELNDFVSTAKGVLQSLIEKHFPAPDRQKLYNLLGIDLSAKKTPSPSDSTAEAEQKGKKRKGSDIKKRQKKKPRKHGGLSGTSSEESEESEESERESGKDSDDSFKSVSSADEDDDFNPFRDESDNDEEDDPWLIRKEPKRGKEKKKKKKKNTKRKSIDPDSIQSALLASGLGSTRPAFTASVKPPSTSAAVKTETQDSCETSQDAVELAQKMKRQLLEQLEELAENLPPNTLDELIDELGGPENVAEMTGRKGRVVSNDDGTISYESRSELDVPVEILNLTEKQRFMDGEKNIAIISEAASSGISLQADRRVKNQRRRVHMTLELPWSADRAIQQFGRTHRSNQVTAPEYVFLISELAGEQRFASIVAKRLESLGALTHGDRRATETRDLSRFNFDNKYGRNALEIVMKSIVKLDVPLVSPPSQFKGDFFKEIQIGLIGVGLINVEDRSGALSLDKDYNNIGKFLNRILGMEVHQQNALFQYFSDTLAAVIQEAKKNGRYDMGILDLGSGDEKVKKLDCRKFLTPGYTTSGHVELFTVGVERGMSWEEATHVWADQNGPDDGFYVQMRNNKKTAILVKEVNAKKRLFLVHRPNTGRQVKLETYGDIKKKFKKVLSDDAKLHWNDQYKSSAKICSHAYWRGNCKKASVGLLCEVGLRCRTYYVLCGSVLSVWNELEEVLTPVSGTNVKVQIVRLRTEDGQRIVGLIIPANCVSPLMNKLSTSDQSQQLAVQEQQKRQQLHPQSLSHTHNT; encoded by the exons ATGCGGCGGAGCGGTTTGATAAACAAAGATGGCGTGAGCGCGGAGCGGCCGCGAGGACAACACACACACTCCGACCCACAGCTCAGGCGGCCGTCCGGCGGGCAG ATGGATCCGGGACAGGATTTACTTCTTGCTGCTTTAAGCGAGAGTGGAATTTGCCCAAATGATATTGGGCTGCTAGATATTGACTGTCAGGATGCAGCACAGACCCCTACGACCCAACAA TCTATATCCATCAGCGCTCTGGATGTTGGTGTGGGAGCAGAGTCAGTGGATGTCGTTCGACCTGAAGCTCCACCTACTGCTGTCCCCATTGTTACAATCAGG CATAAACCTCAGCCATCAACCACCACGTTTGTCTTAAATCAGCTAAATCAGTTACCATCGCTGGGAACAACTGTGACCAAACAGTCGGTCACCAACCCAGTCAAGCATACCATAACTGTCACCAAGGTGGTCCATGTGGCTAATTCAGCACTACGAGGTTCATCAAACCCCTCATTGACGAATGTTCCTCCTTCAGTGTCCACAGTAGTGCCTTCTAACAAAGATCAG ATTCAGTTGAAAGACCTTCTTCGGACTGGAAATGTGAGAACTGTTGGCCTAAAGGGCAACAGCCTGATGGAGCTCATGAAGCTCAAGCCTCCACCTGATATTGCTCCACCTGTGGCAACTGCGACAGCCACAGGCCCAG gtgaaattAACAATGGAATCAAAAAAGACGCGTTGGGGAAAGATGTTTCCCGAATCTGGATTAAAGATGATCTTAAAATACAAAACTTTTCACATTCTATG AAACTACCAGGGatgaaagaagaggaggaacctgaggaggaagaggaagatgagCTAGGTCACGCAGAGACCTATGCAGAGTACATGCCAATGAAAC TAAAGATCGGCCTGAGACATCCTGATCCAGTGGTGGAGACCAGTTCTCTGTCCAGCGTGAACCCCCCAGATGTGTGGTACAGACTGTCCATCCAAGAGGAGGTCATTGATAGTGGGTGGTTGTCTGCACTGCAGCTGGAAGCCATCACGTATGCAGCTCAG CAACACGAGACATTCCTTCCTAGCGGTGATCGAGCAGCGTACTTGATTGGTGATGGAGCTGGTGTGGGGAAAGGCCGAACTATTGCAGGGATCATATATGAGAATTATCTTCTGGGCAGAAAGAGATCACTCTG GTTTAGCGTCTCAAATGATCTAAAGTATGATGCTGAAAGGGATCTAAGGGACATCGGAGCGAAGAATATCCAGGTTCATTCACTGAATAAG TTCAAATATGGAAAAATCTCCTCCAAACACAATGGGAGTGTAAAAAAAGGCGTGATCTTCGCCACCTACTCATCCTTGATCGGAGAGAGCCAATCAGGAGGGAAGTACAAGACCAGATTCCAGCAGCTTCTTCACTGGTGTGGGGAGGACTTTGATGGAGTC ATTGTCTACGATGAGTGTCACAAAGCCAAAAATGTGTGTCCTATTGGATCCTCGAAGCCAACAAAAACTGGGCTTGCGGTGTTGGAGCTGCAGAACAAACTCCCCAAAGCTCGGGTTGTATACGCCAGTGCTACAG GTGCTTCTGAACCGCGAAACATGGCATACATGAACCGGCTTGGCATATGGGGGCACAAAACGCCCTTCAGAGAATTTGGGAATTTTATCCAAGCTGTGGAGCGCAG AGGCGTTGGTGCCATGGAGATAGTAGCCATGGACATGAAGCTGAGAGGCATGTATATTGCACGACAACTGAGTTTTACTGGGGTGACTTTCAAGATCGATGAGGTTTCCCTGACTCAACaatatatcaacatgtataacaAGTCTGTGAGGCTG TGGGTTCGTGCACGGGAGAAGTTCCAGCAGGCCGCTAATCTCATGGATGCAGAGCAGCGTATGAAGAAGTCCATGTGGGGGCAGTTCTGGTCTGCTCACCAGAGGTTCTTTAAATATCTCTGCATTGCTTCCAAAGTCCGCCGAGTGGTCCAGCTGGCCAGAGAAGAGGTCCAGAATGGAAAG TGTGTGGTGATTGGTCTTCAGTCCACTGGTGAAGCAAGAACACTGGAGGCTttggaggaaggaggaggagaactcAATGACTTTGTGTCAACAGCAAA GGGTGTGCTGCAGTCCCTAATAGAGAAGCACTTTCCAGCTCCAGACAGACAAAAGCTTTACAACCTACTGGGTATCGACCTCTCTGCAAAGAAGACCCCCTCCCCCAGTGACAGCACAGCAGAGGCCGAacagaagggaaagaaaaggaagg GTTCAGACATCAAGAAGCGGCAGAAAAAGAAGCCTCGTAAGCATGGTGGTCTGTCAGGGACGAGTTCAGAGGAGAGCGAGGAATCTGAGGAGTCAGAGAGAGAATCTGGGAAAGACAGCGATGACAGCTTCAAATCTGTCAGCTCTGCAGACGAAGACGACGACTTCAATCCTTTCAGAGACGAGTCTGATAACGATGAAGAAGATG aTCCATGGCTTATCAGAAAAGAACCAAAAAGGggcaaagagaagaaaaagaagaagaagaagaatacaaAGAGGAAGAGCATTGATCCAGACTCCATTCAAAGTGCGTTGTTGGCATCCGGGCTGGGCTCCACCAGGCCTGCTTTCACTGCCTCAGTCAAACCACCAAGCACATCTGCCGCAG TCAAGACAGAGACTCAGGATAGCTGTGAGACAAGTCAGGACGCGGTGGAACTTGCGCAGAAAATGAAGAGACAATTGCTGGAACAACTGGAAGAGCTGGCTGAGAATCTGCCTCCTAACACGCTGGATGAACTGATAGATGAACTGGGAGGGCCTGAAAACGTAGCCGAG ATGACCGGTCGTAAAGGTCGCGTGGTCAGTAATGATGACGGCACCATCAGCTACGAGTCCCGCTCTGAGCTGGACGTTCCAGTGGAAATCCTCAATCTCACAGAAAAGCAGAGGTTCATGGACGGAGAGAAG AACATAGCCATCATCTCAGAGGCCGCCAGCTCAGGTATCTCCCTGCAGGCCGATCGGCGAGTGAAGAACCAGCGGCGGAGAGTCCACATGACTCTGGAGCTGCCGTGGAGCGCAGACAGAGCCATACAGCAGTTTG GGAGAACACACCGGTCAAACCAGGTCACAGCTCCTGAATACGTTTTCCTCATATCAGAACTCGCAGGAGAGCAGAGATTTGCTTCCATTGTTGCAAAAAGACTAGAAAGTCTG GGTGCTCTCACTCATGGAGACAGACGAGCCACGGAAACGCGAGATCTCAGCAGGTTCAATTTTGACAACAAA TACGGCAGAAATGCTCTGGAAATTGTGATGAAATCCATCGTGAAGCTGGATGTTCCATTAGTGTCTCCGCCGTCTCAATTTAAAGGGGATTTCTTCAAAG AAATTCAGATAGGCTTGATTGGCGTGGGGCTCATAAATGTGGAGGACAGATCGGGGGCTCTGTCACTGGACAAAG ACTACAACAACATCGGGAAGTTTTTGAACCGCATTCTGGGCATGGAGGTCCATCAGCAGAACGCCTTGTTCCAGTACTTTTCTGACACGCTGGCAGCAGTGATACAGGAAGCCAAGAAAAATGGCCGATATGACATGGGCATCCTCG ACCTCGGCTCTGGTGACGAGAAGGTGAAGAAGCTTGATTGCAGGAAATTCCTTACACCCGGCTACACAACATCAGGACATGTGGAACTCTTCACT GTCGGTGTGGAGAGAGGAATGTCCTGGGAGGAAGCCACGCATGTGTGGGCGGACCAGAATGGACCTGACGACGGCTTCTATGTACAG ATGAGAAATAACAAGAAAACAGCAATACTGGTGAAAGAAGTGAACGCTAAAAAGAGGTTGTTCCTGGTGCACAGGCCAAACACGGGCAGGCAGGTCAAACTGGAGACCTATGGAGACATTAAGAAGAAGTTCAAGAAG GTCCTGTCAGATGATGCCAAGCTCCACTGGAATGATCAGTACAAGTCTTCAGCAAAGATATGCTCTCATGCGTACTG GCGGGGGAACTGTAAGAAAGCATCAGTGGGTCTACTGTGTGAAGTCGGTCTTCGGTGTAGGACGTACTACGTTCTCTGTGGTTCAGTGCTCAGTGTTTGGaacgagctggaggaagtgcttACCCCGGTCAGCGGAACCAACGTGAAGGTGCAGATTGTCCGCCTCAGGACAGAAGACGGACAGAGGATAGTTG GTCTGATCATTCCTGCGAACTGCGTGTCTCCGCTGATGAACAAGCTCTCGACGTCGGACCAGAGTCAGCAGCTGGCTGTGCAGGAGCAGCAGAAGAGGCAGCAGCTCCACCCTCAGAgtctcagtcacacacacaacacatag